A single Glycine soja cultivar W05 chromosome 14, ASM419377v2, whole genome shotgun sequence DNA region contains:
- the LOC114383599 gene encoding nucleobase-ascorbate transporter 3-like, with amino-acid sequence MGEEHHNHPPPPVQAPPAGPPPPNLALSRGPVWHPAEQLSQLHYCIHSNPSWPVAILLGFQHYIVMLGTTVLIATTLVPAMGGDHGDKARVIQSLLFMSGLNTLLQTWFGSRLPTVMGGSFAFLLPVLSIINDYTDRTFPSEHERFIYTIRTIQGSLIVSSFVNIFLGFSKTWGNLTRLFSPIIIVPLVCVAGLGLFARGFPLVANCVQIGLPMLILLVITQQYLKRLHHAALQVLERFALLLCIAVIWAFAAILTVAGAYNTAKSQTQVSCRTDRSYLMSSAPWIKVPYPFQWGTPIFRASHVFGMMGAALVSSAESTGAFFAAARLSGATPPPAHVLSRSIGMQGIGMLLEGIFGSIVGTTVSVENVGLLGLTHIGSRRVVQISCGFMIFFSIFGKFGAFFASIPLPIFAAIYCVLFGIVAATGISFIQFANTNSIRNIYVLGLTLFLAISIPQYFVMNTAPDGHGPVRTGGGWFNDILNTIFSSAPTVAIIVGTLVDNTLEGKQTAVDRGLPWWGPFQNRKGDVRNDEFYRLPLRINEYMPTRFL; translated from the exons ATGGGTGAAGAGCACCACAACCATCCACCGCCACCGGTTCAGGCACCTCCGGCAGGTCCACCACCGCCAAATCTAGCACTTTCTAGAGGCCCCGTTTGGCATCCAGCTGAACAACTCTCGCAGCTTCACTATTGCATCCACTCAAATCCTTCATGGC cGGTGGCAATTCTACTGGGTTTTCAGCACTACATTGTGATGCTTGGAACAACGGTTCTGATTGCAACCACACTGGTTCCTGCAATGGGTGGGGACCAT GGTGACAAGGCTCGTGTGATTCAGTCATTGTTGTTTATGTCTGGGTTGAACACACTGCTTCAGACTTGGTTTGGGTCGAGGCTTCCAACGGTGATGGGTGGATCATTTGCTTTTTTGCTTCCAGTTTTGTCCATAATCAATGATTACACAGACAGGACATTCCCTTCTGAGCATGAG AGGTTTATCTACACAATCAGAACAATTCAAGGATCCCTTATTGTTTCTTCTTTCGTCaatatcttccttgggtttagTAAGACGTGGGGAAATTTGACAAG GTTGTTTAGTCCCATAATCATTGTACCTTTGGTATGTGTGGCGGGTCTTGGCTTGTTTGCCAGGGGCTTTCCATTG GTAGCAAACTGTGTGCAGATTGGATTACCTATGCTCATTCTACTGGTCATAACACAACAG TATTTGAAGAGGCTTCATCATGCTGCTCTTCAAGTACTTGAGAGGTTTGCTTTACTTCTCTGCATTGCTGTCATCTGGGCATTTGCTGCTATCCTTACTGTGGCTGGTGCATACAATACTGCTAAATCACAGACCCAAGTGAGCTGTCGCACAGATCGCTCGTACCTTATGTCTTCTGCTCCTTG gATTAAAGTTCCGTATCCGTTCCAGTGGGGTACCCCCATATTCAGAGCTAGTCACGTCTTTGGGATGATGGGGGCAGCACTTGTCTCTTCTGCTGAG TCAACTGGTGCTTTCTTTGCTGCAGCCAGGCTTTCTGGTGCAACACCACCGCCTGCACATGTGCTCAGCCGAAGCATCGGGATGCAG GGCATTGGTATGCTGCTTGAAGGCATATTTGGTTCCATTGTTGGTACCACTGTATCTGT TGAAAATGTTGGCCTACTTGGTCTGACACACATAGGGAGCCGAAGAGTAGTGCAAATATCATGTGGTTTTATGATCTTCTTCTCTATTTTTG GGAAATTTGGAGCCTTTTTTGCATCGATTCCCCTACCGATATTTGCTGCCATATACTGTGTTTTATTTGGTATCGTGG CTGCTACTGggatttcttttatacagttTGCAAATACCAATTCCATAAGAAATATCTATGTTCTGGGCCTAACCTTGTTCCTTGCGATATCAATACCACAATATTTTGTCATGAACACTGCACCGGATGGTCATGGTCCAGTTAGAACAGGTGGTGGATGG TTTAATGACATTTTGAACACCATATTCTCTTCTGCCCCAACTGTGGCTATAATTGTTGGGACTCTTGTTGACAACACACTTGAAGGCAAACAAACAGCTGTGGACAGAGGACTTCCATGGTGGGGTCCTTTCCAGAATAGGAAGGGAGATGTTAGAAATGATGAGTTTTACCGTCTTCCTCTCCGgataaatgagtacatgcccACCAGATTTCTCTAA